Proteins encoded by one window of Arachis ipaensis cultivar K30076 chromosome B04, Araip1.1, whole genome shotgun sequence:
- the LOC107638468 gene encoding branchpoint-bridging protein isoform X2 — MGTKLDVASAAESPKMSAAPSSGQKLSLFAAKSGFVIPKNKLSGSLVPVFRGTKKDGVTGAINEETSKQIVRKTKWGPDLAQDAAVKKAKALALQIRVDQITKQLDSERLEVGSPQNSPLRAQYRDQSNYDPAINSKSEMLEFEKREAIGEILKLDPNYKPPPGFKPLLKEASISLPLYITHIKEHNDCSCAMPLLQVLEYPGYNFIGLIYGPEGDNQKQLEKETGAKIKLHGTKADTGEKGEIKPGTDITCSYKEMYVNISADSFDKVDAAVSIIELLISSVAGNLVSGSTPSVSGDGTNVLSQTQDGLPSGPVSMGLENQAAAQAIAGTQIHGNHLQYSSPWFSAVPSHNPVIASDNMPPQNPSDLARTPNFQSQTMNPSNMPSAFGFQPVPFAGFHLAIPNQQSSVQGLPPRQILQHSQMTSSLGHVGPPRNPSMISVQNCSAPTNVSMSFPVTLSQSAQVGQLQTSGSSMPQPLSGMSPLTVPNRPFIPPNNTSGQNGVTIKMSSDLNSMGPMAPPPRPLSVHPQPDVAFRPLQSNMSMMPRPAAFPPQQSGTSPGLPSSLGAMVPPVPATTHSSANHLSRPLSFPSPGMAPSGPLPQQSGTPNSASGVSSYHTHVKPPVLMPSTSGNFTFQSQRPNADSHVISGPNSQATVQGGIFGAPDKAFQVFPRTQVPNQMDQTQAHASAVPFGGRSGLVPIPPRQAAFPYAGQPGPRSPVPQMGMRNLISPQMPNFPTAGGVPRSPHIQQNYPAPRTWAGIPMPPNHKFGNPSIASGKRAYPADQIYDPFSPTSIAPPRQKGNPGK; from the exons ATGGGCACAAAGCTTGATGTAGCATCTGCTGCCGAAAGTCCCAAGATGTCTGCAGCACCTTCTAGTGGCCAAAAGCTCTCTTTATTTGCTGCAAAATCTGGTTTTGTCATCCCCAAAAACAAATTATCAGGTTCATTGGTTCCTGTTTTCCGAGGGACTAAAAAGGATGGGGTCACTGGAGCTATCAATGAAGAAACATCAAAACAAATTGTGAGGAAAACAAAATGGGGACCTGATCTGGCACAGGATGCAGCTGTGAAGAAGGCAAAGGCTTTAGCTTTACAG ATTCGAGTAGATCAAATTACAAAGCAATTGGACTCAGAAAGACTGGAGGTCGGGAGTCCTCAGAACTCACCACTACGGGCACAATATCGAGATCAAAGCAACTATGACCCAGCAATTAATAGCAAG TCAGAAATGCTCGAATTTGAAAAGCGGGAAGCAATAG GTGAAATACTAAAACTAGATCCTAATTACAAGCCTCCTCCTGGTTTTAAGCCGTTGTTGAAAGAGGCCAGCATTTCTTTGCCT TTGTATATAACTCATATCAAAGAACACAATGATTGCTCATGTGCAATGCCATTATTACAGGTCCTAGAGTATCCTGGGTACAATTTTATTGGTCTTATATATGGGCCTGAAGGTGATAATCAAAAGCAACTCGAAAAG GAAACTGGTGCCAAGATTAAATTACATGGAACCAAAGCAGACACTGGAGAGAAA GGTGAAATTAAGCCAGGAACTGATATCACATGCAGTTACAAAGAGATGTATGTCAATATATCAGCTGATAGTTTTGATAAAGTGGATGCAGCAGTGTCCATCATTGAACTACTAATTTCCTCTGTAGCT GGGAATTTAGTTTCTGGTTCCACACCCTCTGTATCTGGGGATGGCACTAATGTTCTGAGTCAAACCCAAGATGGGCTACCTTCTGGTCCAGTCTCTATGGGTCTGGAAAATCAGGCTGCAGCACAAGCAATAGCTGGCACACAAATTCATGGAAATCACCTTCAATACTCCAGTCCATGGTTTTCGGCAGTTCCGTCTCATAACCCTGTAATTGCTTCTGATAATATGCCCCCACAAAATCCATCAGATCTTGCTAGAACTCCCAATTTTCAGTCACAAACAATGAATCCTTCAAACATGCCTTCAGCCTTTGGTTTTCAACCTGTACCTTTTGCTGGATTCCACCTGGCTATTCCAAATCAACAATCTTCTGTGCAAGGACTACCTCCTAGGCAGATTTTACAGCATTCACAGATGACAAGTTCCCTGGGTCACGTTGGACCCCCAAGAAATCCATCAATGATATCTGTACAAAATTGTTCCGCTCCTACAAATGTTTCAATGTCATTTCCGGTTACTTTAAGCCAATCAGCACAAGTAGGACAACTCCAGACATCAGGGTCTTCAATGCCTCAGCCTCTATCTGGTATGTCACCTTTAACGGTACCTAACCGCCCATTTATCCCTCCCAACAACACTTCTGGACAGAATGGAGTCACTATTAAAATGTCTTCAGATCTGAACAGTATGGGGCCAATGGCTCCACCCCCAAGGCCTCTATCTGTACATCCACAACCTGATGTTGCGTTTAGGCCACTACAATCAAATATGTCAATGATGCCTCGACCTGCTGCTTTTCCACCACAGCAATCAGGAACTTCCCCTGGACTGCCATCATCTTTGGGAGCAATGGTTCCCCCAGTACCTGCAACTACTCATTCATCTGCAAACCATTTATCTCGACCTCTTTCATTTCCTTCACCAGGAATGGCTCCTTCAGGTCCATTACCGCAGCAATCAGGAACGCCTAATTCTGCATCTGGAGTTTCCTCTTATCACACCCATGTAAAGCCACCAGTCTTGATGCCCTCAACTTCAGGAAATTTCACTTTTCAATCACAGCGGCCCAATGCAGATAGTCACGTGATTTCCGGACCGAACAGTCAAGCTACTGTACAGGGTGGTATATTTGGTGCGCCTGATAAAGCTTTTCAAGTCTTTCCAAGGACGCAAGTTCCCAACCAGATGGATCAAACTCAAGCTCATGCATCCGCTGTCCCCTTTGGCGGAAGATCTGGTCTGGTCCCTATTCCACCTAGACAAGCTGCATTCCCATATGCTGGTCAACCTGGTCCTAGATCTCCAGTCCCACAAATGGGTATGAGGAACTTAATTTCTCCTCAAATGCCCAATTTTCCCACTGCTGGTGGTGTACCAAGAAGCCCGCACATCCAGCAAAATTATCCTGCTCCGAGAACATGGGCAGGTATACCCATGCCCCCAAATCATAAATTTGGTAATCCCTCCATTGCTTCTGGTAAGCGGGCATATCCTGCAGACCAGATTTATGATCCTTTTTCACCTACTTCAATTGCACCTCCACGGCAGAAAGGTAATCCAGGAAAATAA
- the LOC107638468 gene encoding branchpoint-bridging protein isoform X4 has product MGTKLDVASAAESPKMSAAPSSGQKLSLFAAKSGFVIPKNKLSGSLVPVFRGTKKDGVTGAINEETSKQIVRKTKWGPDLAQDAAVKKAKALALQIRVDQITKQLDSERLEVGSPQNSPLRAQYRDQSNYDPAINSKSEMLEFEKREAIGEILKLDPNYKPPPGFKPLLKEASISLPVLEYPGYNFIGLIYGPEGDNQKQLEKETGAKIKLHGTKADTGEKGEIKPGTDITCSYKEMYVNISADSFDKVDAAVSIIELLISSVAGNLVSGSTPSVSGDGTNVLSQTQDGLPSGPVSMGLENQAAAQAIAGTQIHGNHLQYSSPWFSAVPSHNPVIASDNMPPQNPSDLARTPNFQSQTMNPSNMPSAFGFQPVPFAGFHLAIPNQQSSVQGLPPRQILQHSQMTSSLGHVGPPRNPSMISVQNCSAPTNVSMSFPVTLSQSAQVGQLQTSGSSMPQPLSGMSPLTVPNRPFIPPNNTSGQNGVTIKMSSDLNSMGPMAPPPRPLSVHPQPDVAFRPLQSNMSMMPRPAAFPPQQSGTSPGLPSSLGAMVPPVPATTHSSANHLSRPLSFPSPGMAPSGPLPQQSGTPNSASGVSSYHTHVKPPVLMPSTSGNFTFQSQRPNADSHVISGPNSQATVQGGIFGAPDKAFQVFPRTQVPNQMDQTQAHASAVPFGGRSGLVPIPPRQAAFPYAGQPGPRSPVPQMGMRNLISPQMPNFPTAGGVPRSPHIQQNYPAPRTWAGIPMPPNHKFGNPSIASGKRAYPADQIYDPFSPTSIAPPRQKGNPGK; this is encoded by the exons ATGGGCACAAAGCTTGATGTAGCATCTGCTGCCGAAAGTCCCAAGATGTCTGCAGCACCTTCTAGTGGCCAAAAGCTCTCTTTATTTGCTGCAAAATCTGGTTTTGTCATCCCCAAAAACAAATTATCAGGTTCATTGGTTCCTGTTTTCCGAGGGACTAAAAAGGATGGGGTCACTGGAGCTATCAATGAAGAAACATCAAAACAAATTGTGAGGAAAACAAAATGGGGACCTGATCTGGCACAGGATGCAGCTGTGAAGAAGGCAAAGGCTTTAGCTTTACAG ATTCGAGTAGATCAAATTACAAAGCAATTGGACTCAGAAAGACTGGAGGTCGGGAGTCCTCAGAACTCACCACTACGGGCACAATATCGAGATCAAAGCAACTATGACCCAGCAATTAATAGCAAG TCAGAAATGCTCGAATTTGAAAAGCGGGAAGCAATAG GTGAAATACTAAAACTAGATCCTAATTACAAGCCTCCTCCTGGTTTTAAGCCGTTGTTGAAAGAGGCCAGCATTTCTTTGCCT GTCCTAGAGTATCCTGGGTACAATTTTATTGGTCTTATATATGGGCCTGAAGGTGATAATCAAAAGCAACTCGAAAAG GAAACTGGTGCCAAGATTAAATTACATGGAACCAAAGCAGACACTGGAGAGAAA GGTGAAATTAAGCCAGGAACTGATATCACATGCAGTTACAAAGAGATGTATGTCAATATATCAGCTGATAGTTTTGATAAAGTGGATGCAGCAGTGTCCATCATTGAACTACTAATTTCCTCTGTAGCT GGGAATTTAGTTTCTGGTTCCACACCCTCTGTATCTGGGGATGGCACTAATGTTCTGAGTCAAACCCAAGATGGGCTACCTTCTGGTCCAGTCTCTATGGGTCTGGAAAATCAGGCTGCAGCACAAGCAATAGCTGGCACACAAATTCATGGAAATCACCTTCAATACTCCAGTCCATGGTTTTCGGCAGTTCCGTCTCATAACCCTGTAATTGCTTCTGATAATATGCCCCCACAAAATCCATCAGATCTTGCTAGAACTCCCAATTTTCAGTCACAAACAATGAATCCTTCAAACATGCCTTCAGCCTTTGGTTTTCAACCTGTACCTTTTGCTGGATTCCACCTGGCTATTCCAAATCAACAATCTTCTGTGCAAGGACTACCTCCTAGGCAGATTTTACAGCATTCACAGATGACAAGTTCCCTGGGTCACGTTGGACCCCCAAGAAATCCATCAATGATATCTGTACAAAATTGTTCCGCTCCTACAAATGTTTCAATGTCATTTCCGGTTACTTTAAGCCAATCAGCACAAGTAGGACAACTCCAGACATCAGGGTCTTCAATGCCTCAGCCTCTATCTGGTATGTCACCTTTAACGGTACCTAACCGCCCATTTATCCCTCCCAACAACACTTCTGGACAGAATGGAGTCACTATTAAAATGTCTTCAGATCTGAACAGTATGGGGCCAATGGCTCCACCCCCAAGGCCTCTATCTGTACATCCACAACCTGATGTTGCGTTTAGGCCACTACAATCAAATATGTCAATGATGCCTCGACCTGCTGCTTTTCCACCACAGCAATCAGGAACTTCCCCTGGACTGCCATCATCTTTGGGAGCAATGGTTCCCCCAGTACCTGCAACTACTCATTCATCTGCAAACCATTTATCTCGACCTCTTTCATTTCCTTCACCAGGAATGGCTCCTTCAGGTCCATTACCGCAGCAATCAGGAACGCCTAATTCTGCATCTGGAGTTTCCTCTTATCACACCCATGTAAAGCCACCAGTCTTGATGCCCTCAACTTCAGGAAATTTCACTTTTCAATCACAGCGGCCCAATGCAGATAGTCACGTGATTTCCGGACCGAACAGTCAAGCTACTGTACAGGGTGGTATATTTGGTGCGCCTGATAAAGCTTTTCAAGTCTTTCCAAGGACGCAAGTTCCCAACCAGATGGATCAAACTCAAGCTCATGCATCCGCTGTCCCCTTTGGCGGAAGATCTGGTCTGGTCCCTATTCCACCTAGACAAGCTGCATTCCCATATGCTGGTCAACCTGGTCCTAGATCTCCAGTCCCACAAATGGGTATGAGGAACTTAATTTCTCCTCAAATGCCCAATTTTCCCACTGCTGGTGGTGTACCAAGAAGCCCGCACATCCAGCAAAATTATCCTGCTCCGAGAACATGGGCAGGTATACCCATGCCCCCAAATCATAAATTTGGTAATCCCTCCATTGCTTCTGGTAAGCGGGCATATCCTGCAGACCAGATTTATGATCCTTTTTCACCTACTTCAATTGCACCTCCACGGCAGAAAGGTAATCCAGGAAAATAA
- the LOC107638471 gene encoding histone H4 — protein sequence MSGRGKGGKGLGKGGAKRHRKVLRDNIQGITKPAIRRLARRGGVKRISGLIYEETRGVLKIFLENVIRDAVTYTEHARRKTVTAMDVVYALKRQGRTLYGFGG from the coding sequence ATGTCAGGTCGTGGAAAGGGAGGAAAGGGATTGGGAAAGGGAGGAGCGAAGAGGCACAGAAAGGTGCTTCGTGATAACATTCAAGGAATCACGAAACCCGCCATTCGCCGTTTGGCTCGCAGGGGAGGCGTCAAGAGAATCAGCGGTCTCATCTATGAGGAGACACGTGGCGTCCTCAAGATCTTCTTGGAGAACGTCATTCGCGATGCCGTTACCTACACCGAGCACGCTCGCCGCAAAACCGTTACTGCCATGGATGTCGTTTATGCCCTCAAGAGGCAGGGAAGGACTCTCTACGGTTTCGGTGGTTGA
- the LOC107638468 gene encoding branchpoint-bridging protein isoform X1, with product MGTKLDVASAAESPKMSAAPSSGQKLSLFAAKSGFVIPKNKLSGSLVPVFRGTKKDGVTGAINEETSKQIVRKTKWGPDLAQDAAVKKAKALALQIRVDQITKQLDSERLEVGSPQNSPLRAQYRDQSNYDPAINSKKSEMLEFEKREAIGEILKLDPNYKPPPGFKPLLKEASISLPLYITHIKEHNDCSCAMPLLQVLEYPGYNFIGLIYGPEGDNQKQLEKETGAKIKLHGTKADTGEKGEIKPGTDITCSYKEMYVNISADSFDKVDAAVSIIELLISSVAGNLVSGSTPSVSGDGTNVLSQTQDGLPSGPVSMGLENQAAAQAIAGTQIHGNHLQYSSPWFSAVPSHNPVIASDNMPPQNPSDLARTPNFQSQTMNPSNMPSAFGFQPVPFAGFHLAIPNQQSSVQGLPPRQILQHSQMTSSLGHVGPPRNPSMISVQNCSAPTNVSMSFPVTLSQSAQVGQLQTSGSSMPQPLSGMSPLTVPNRPFIPPNNTSGQNGVTIKMSSDLNSMGPMAPPPRPLSVHPQPDVAFRPLQSNMSMMPRPAAFPPQQSGTSPGLPSSLGAMVPPVPATTHSSANHLSRPLSFPSPGMAPSGPLPQQSGTPNSASGVSSYHTHVKPPVLMPSTSGNFTFQSQRPNADSHVISGPNSQATVQGGIFGAPDKAFQVFPRTQVPNQMDQTQAHASAVPFGGRSGLVPIPPRQAAFPYAGQPGPRSPVPQMGMRNLISPQMPNFPTAGGVPRSPHIQQNYPAPRTWAGIPMPPNHKFGNPSIASGKRAYPADQIYDPFSPTSIAPPRQKGNPGK from the exons ATGGGCACAAAGCTTGATGTAGCATCTGCTGCCGAAAGTCCCAAGATGTCTGCAGCACCTTCTAGTGGCCAAAAGCTCTCTTTATTTGCTGCAAAATCTGGTTTTGTCATCCCCAAAAACAAATTATCAGGTTCATTGGTTCCTGTTTTCCGAGGGACTAAAAAGGATGGGGTCACTGGAGCTATCAATGAAGAAACATCAAAACAAATTGTGAGGAAAACAAAATGGGGACCTGATCTGGCACAGGATGCAGCTGTGAAGAAGGCAAAGGCTTTAGCTTTACAG ATTCGAGTAGATCAAATTACAAAGCAATTGGACTCAGAAAGACTGGAGGTCGGGAGTCCTCAGAACTCACCACTACGGGCACAATATCGAGATCAAAGCAACTATGACCCAGCAATTAATAGCAAG AAGTCAGAAATGCTCGAATTTGAAAAGCGGGAAGCAATAG GTGAAATACTAAAACTAGATCCTAATTACAAGCCTCCTCCTGGTTTTAAGCCGTTGTTGAAAGAGGCCAGCATTTCTTTGCCT TTGTATATAACTCATATCAAAGAACACAATGATTGCTCATGTGCAATGCCATTATTACAGGTCCTAGAGTATCCTGGGTACAATTTTATTGGTCTTATATATGGGCCTGAAGGTGATAATCAAAAGCAACTCGAAAAG GAAACTGGTGCCAAGATTAAATTACATGGAACCAAAGCAGACACTGGAGAGAAA GGTGAAATTAAGCCAGGAACTGATATCACATGCAGTTACAAAGAGATGTATGTCAATATATCAGCTGATAGTTTTGATAAAGTGGATGCAGCAGTGTCCATCATTGAACTACTAATTTCCTCTGTAGCT GGGAATTTAGTTTCTGGTTCCACACCCTCTGTATCTGGGGATGGCACTAATGTTCTGAGTCAAACCCAAGATGGGCTACCTTCTGGTCCAGTCTCTATGGGTCTGGAAAATCAGGCTGCAGCACAAGCAATAGCTGGCACACAAATTCATGGAAATCACCTTCAATACTCCAGTCCATGGTTTTCGGCAGTTCCGTCTCATAACCCTGTAATTGCTTCTGATAATATGCCCCCACAAAATCCATCAGATCTTGCTAGAACTCCCAATTTTCAGTCACAAACAATGAATCCTTCAAACATGCCTTCAGCCTTTGGTTTTCAACCTGTACCTTTTGCTGGATTCCACCTGGCTATTCCAAATCAACAATCTTCTGTGCAAGGACTACCTCCTAGGCAGATTTTACAGCATTCACAGATGACAAGTTCCCTGGGTCACGTTGGACCCCCAAGAAATCCATCAATGATATCTGTACAAAATTGTTCCGCTCCTACAAATGTTTCAATGTCATTTCCGGTTACTTTAAGCCAATCAGCACAAGTAGGACAACTCCAGACATCAGGGTCTTCAATGCCTCAGCCTCTATCTGGTATGTCACCTTTAACGGTACCTAACCGCCCATTTATCCCTCCCAACAACACTTCTGGACAGAATGGAGTCACTATTAAAATGTCTTCAGATCTGAACAGTATGGGGCCAATGGCTCCACCCCCAAGGCCTCTATCTGTACATCCACAACCTGATGTTGCGTTTAGGCCACTACAATCAAATATGTCAATGATGCCTCGACCTGCTGCTTTTCCACCACAGCAATCAGGAACTTCCCCTGGACTGCCATCATCTTTGGGAGCAATGGTTCCCCCAGTACCTGCAACTACTCATTCATCTGCAAACCATTTATCTCGACCTCTTTCATTTCCTTCACCAGGAATGGCTCCTTCAGGTCCATTACCGCAGCAATCAGGAACGCCTAATTCTGCATCTGGAGTTTCCTCTTATCACACCCATGTAAAGCCACCAGTCTTGATGCCCTCAACTTCAGGAAATTTCACTTTTCAATCACAGCGGCCCAATGCAGATAGTCACGTGATTTCCGGACCGAACAGTCAAGCTACTGTACAGGGTGGTATATTTGGTGCGCCTGATAAAGCTTTTCAAGTCTTTCCAAGGACGCAAGTTCCCAACCAGATGGATCAAACTCAAGCTCATGCATCCGCTGTCCCCTTTGGCGGAAGATCTGGTCTGGTCCCTATTCCACCTAGACAAGCTGCATTCCCATATGCTGGTCAACCTGGTCCTAGATCTCCAGTCCCACAAATGGGTATGAGGAACTTAATTTCTCCTCAAATGCCCAATTTTCCCACTGCTGGTGGTGTACCAAGAAGCCCGCACATCCAGCAAAATTATCCTGCTCCGAGAACATGGGCAGGTATACCCATGCCCCCAAATCATAAATTTGGTAATCCCTCCATTGCTTCTGGTAAGCGGGCATATCCTGCAGACCAGATTTATGATCCTTTTTCACCTACTTCAATTGCACCTCCACGGCAGAAAGGTAATCCAGGAAAATAA
- the LOC107638468 gene encoding branchpoint-bridging protein isoform X3 has product MGTKLDVASAAESPKMSAAPSSGQKLSLFAAKSGFVIPKNKLSGSLVPVFRGTKKDGVTGAINEETSKQIVRKTKWGPDLAQDAAVKKAKALALQIRVDQITKQLDSERLEVGSPQNSPLRAQYRDQSNYDPAINSKKSEMLEFEKREAIGEILKLDPNYKPPPGFKPLLKEASISLPVLEYPGYNFIGLIYGPEGDNQKQLEKETGAKIKLHGTKADTGEKGEIKPGTDITCSYKEMYVNISADSFDKVDAAVSIIELLISSVAGNLVSGSTPSVSGDGTNVLSQTQDGLPSGPVSMGLENQAAAQAIAGTQIHGNHLQYSSPWFSAVPSHNPVIASDNMPPQNPSDLARTPNFQSQTMNPSNMPSAFGFQPVPFAGFHLAIPNQQSSVQGLPPRQILQHSQMTSSLGHVGPPRNPSMISVQNCSAPTNVSMSFPVTLSQSAQVGQLQTSGSSMPQPLSGMSPLTVPNRPFIPPNNTSGQNGVTIKMSSDLNSMGPMAPPPRPLSVHPQPDVAFRPLQSNMSMMPRPAAFPPQQSGTSPGLPSSLGAMVPPVPATTHSSANHLSRPLSFPSPGMAPSGPLPQQSGTPNSASGVSSYHTHVKPPVLMPSTSGNFTFQSQRPNADSHVISGPNSQATVQGGIFGAPDKAFQVFPRTQVPNQMDQTQAHASAVPFGGRSGLVPIPPRQAAFPYAGQPGPRSPVPQMGMRNLISPQMPNFPTAGGVPRSPHIQQNYPAPRTWAGIPMPPNHKFGNPSIASGKRAYPADQIYDPFSPTSIAPPRQKGNPGK; this is encoded by the exons ATGGGCACAAAGCTTGATGTAGCATCTGCTGCCGAAAGTCCCAAGATGTCTGCAGCACCTTCTAGTGGCCAAAAGCTCTCTTTATTTGCTGCAAAATCTGGTTTTGTCATCCCCAAAAACAAATTATCAGGTTCATTGGTTCCTGTTTTCCGAGGGACTAAAAAGGATGGGGTCACTGGAGCTATCAATGAAGAAACATCAAAACAAATTGTGAGGAAAACAAAATGGGGACCTGATCTGGCACAGGATGCAGCTGTGAAGAAGGCAAAGGCTTTAGCTTTACAG ATTCGAGTAGATCAAATTACAAAGCAATTGGACTCAGAAAGACTGGAGGTCGGGAGTCCTCAGAACTCACCACTACGGGCACAATATCGAGATCAAAGCAACTATGACCCAGCAATTAATAGCAAG AAGTCAGAAATGCTCGAATTTGAAAAGCGGGAAGCAATAG GTGAAATACTAAAACTAGATCCTAATTACAAGCCTCCTCCTGGTTTTAAGCCGTTGTTGAAAGAGGCCAGCATTTCTTTGCCT GTCCTAGAGTATCCTGGGTACAATTTTATTGGTCTTATATATGGGCCTGAAGGTGATAATCAAAAGCAACTCGAAAAG GAAACTGGTGCCAAGATTAAATTACATGGAACCAAAGCAGACACTGGAGAGAAA GGTGAAATTAAGCCAGGAACTGATATCACATGCAGTTACAAAGAGATGTATGTCAATATATCAGCTGATAGTTTTGATAAAGTGGATGCAGCAGTGTCCATCATTGAACTACTAATTTCCTCTGTAGCT GGGAATTTAGTTTCTGGTTCCACACCCTCTGTATCTGGGGATGGCACTAATGTTCTGAGTCAAACCCAAGATGGGCTACCTTCTGGTCCAGTCTCTATGGGTCTGGAAAATCAGGCTGCAGCACAAGCAATAGCTGGCACACAAATTCATGGAAATCACCTTCAATACTCCAGTCCATGGTTTTCGGCAGTTCCGTCTCATAACCCTGTAATTGCTTCTGATAATATGCCCCCACAAAATCCATCAGATCTTGCTAGAACTCCCAATTTTCAGTCACAAACAATGAATCCTTCAAACATGCCTTCAGCCTTTGGTTTTCAACCTGTACCTTTTGCTGGATTCCACCTGGCTATTCCAAATCAACAATCTTCTGTGCAAGGACTACCTCCTAGGCAGATTTTACAGCATTCACAGATGACAAGTTCCCTGGGTCACGTTGGACCCCCAAGAAATCCATCAATGATATCTGTACAAAATTGTTCCGCTCCTACAAATGTTTCAATGTCATTTCCGGTTACTTTAAGCCAATCAGCACAAGTAGGACAACTCCAGACATCAGGGTCTTCAATGCCTCAGCCTCTATCTGGTATGTCACCTTTAACGGTACCTAACCGCCCATTTATCCCTCCCAACAACACTTCTGGACAGAATGGAGTCACTATTAAAATGTCTTCAGATCTGAACAGTATGGGGCCAATGGCTCCACCCCCAAGGCCTCTATCTGTACATCCACAACCTGATGTTGCGTTTAGGCCACTACAATCAAATATGTCAATGATGCCTCGACCTGCTGCTTTTCCACCACAGCAATCAGGAACTTCCCCTGGACTGCCATCATCTTTGGGAGCAATGGTTCCCCCAGTACCTGCAACTACTCATTCATCTGCAAACCATTTATCTCGACCTCTTTCATTTCCTTCACCAGGAATGGCTCCTTCAGGTCCATTACCGCAGCAATCAGGAACGCCTAATTCTGCATCTGGAGTTTCCTCTTATCACACCCATGTAAAGCCACCAGTCTTGATGCCCTCAACTTCAGGAAATTTCACTTTTCAATCACAGCGGCCCAATGCAGATAGTCACGTGATTTCCGGACCGAACAGTCAAGCTACTGTACAGGGTGGTATATTTGGTGCGCCTGATAAAGCTTTTCAAGTCTTTCCAAGGACGCAAGTTCCCAACCAGATGGATCAAACTCAAGCTCATGCATCCGCTGTCCCCTTTGGCGGAAGATCTGGTCTGGTCCCTATTCCACCTAGACAAGCTGCATTCCCATATGCTGGTCAACCTGGTCCTAGATCTCCAGTCCCACAAATGGGTATGAGGAACTTAATTTCTCCTCAAATGCCCAATTTTCCCACTGCTGGTGGTGTACCAAGAAGCCCGCACATCCAGCAAAATTATCCTGCTCCGAGAACATGGGCAGGTATACCCATGCCCCCAAATCATAAATTTGGTAATCCCTCCATTGCTTCTGGTAAGCGGGCATATCCTGCAGACCAGATTTATGATCCTTTTTCACCTACTTCAATTGCACCTCCACGGCAGAAAGGTAATCCAGGAAAATAA